From the genome of Torulaspora globosa chromosome 2, complete sequence, one region includes:
- the YRB30 gene encoding Yrb30p (ancestral locus Anc_8.107) produces MDDILAKAGSQAVTFAIKSGISIASTYALRTITKFVIQIPKSDARRIEQQKAKLENRIAIVTSAIDLIKLVAARGNTNLESTLRLTKDLKNELDSFDERMRELITKVEESRSAKSQKEAIDSVELYINDLLQRIEEVTPFINLSLTTSGANLNSSLPQQVSPGLLLKASNYINSSNGKPAGQVGPAFEISLYSVFYHLDKANSSSNVRVDWKEDMKKAFVRVVRIESSESSYNYQLLIEQSFDDGRYHNFEEEKLQKLTVNLRSIVKLFFSVSGNLLKLAEQENPVLVLKVDKNIAGEHPETSMEDIAWYAFGQYDGVEDEEEEEEAEEGEEEGEGPDEYKDREKQEEKELTEKQKDGSGTSSSIALLEYIIRLASLQESDNQSILEVSDERLSVYLNDENPNSIREKKANVDQVTHGLSKVTLD; encoded by the coding sequence ATGGATGACATTCTCGCTAAGGCAGGTTCACAAGCTGTTACATTTGCGATCAAATCAGGTATTTCGATTGCCTCTACTTATGCCTTGAGAACTATCACCAAATTCGTGATACAGATTCCAAAGAGCGATGCGAGGAGAATTGAGCAACAGAAAGCTAAATTAGAGAATAGAATCGCTATTGTCACCTCAGCTATTGATTTGATAAAGCTGGTTGCTGCTAGAGGCAATACGAATTTGGAAAGTACGCTTAGGTTAACCAAGGATCTCAAGAATGAGCTGGATTCATTTGATGAGCGCATGAGAGAGCTGATTACAAAAGTTGAGGAATCCAGAAGTGCCAAGTCTCAAAAAGAGGCAATTGATTCGGTTGAACTATACATCAATGATCTCCTACAGCGCATCGAAGAGGTGACACCCTTTATCAATCTTTCCTTGACGACTTCAGGTGCAAACTTAAACTCCTCATTACCGCAACAAGTTTCTCCCGGATTACTACTTAAGGCATCTAATTACATCAATTCGAGTAATGGGAAGCCTGCGGGCCAGGTAGGTCCTGCATTTGAGATTAGCTTGTACTCGGTTTTTTATCACCTTGATAAGGCAAACAGCAGTTCTAATGTTAGAGTAGACTGGAAAGAAGACATGAAAAAAGCATTTGTTAGAGTTGTACGAATCGAGTCAAGCGAGAGTTCTTACAACTACCAGTTGCTAATCGAACAGTCGTTTGATGACGGACGATATCATAACTTCGAAGAGGAAAAGCTCCAAAAATTGACTGTGAACCTCCGAAGCATAGTTAAACTCTTCTTTAGCGTATCTGGAAATCTTCTGAAGCTAGCCGAACAGGAAAATCCTGTGCTGGTCCTCAAGGTGGACAAGAATATTGCCGGCGAGCATCCTGAGACTTCTATGGAGGATATCGCATGGTATGCGTTCGGCCAATACGATGGAGtggaagatgaggaagaggaagaggaagctgaagaagggGAAGAAGAGGGGGAGGGTCCAGACGAATACAAAGATAGagagaaacaagaagagaaagagcttaCGGAAAAGCAAAAAGATGGATCAGgcacatcttcatcgataGCCTTGCTGGAGTACATTATCCGACTGGCTTCTTTACAAGAAAGTGATAACCAGAGTATACTGGAAGTCAGCGATGAGAGACTCTCTGTGTACTTGAATGACGAGAATCCGAACTCCATAAGAGAAAAGAAGGCGAATGTGGATCAAGTGACTCATGGCTTGAGTAAAGTTACATTAGATTGA
- the RQC2 gene encoding Rqc2p (ancestral locus Anc_8.75): protein MKQRISALDLQILARELRNNLEGYRLTNIYNIADSSRQFLLRFNKPESKVSLVVDCGLRIHLTDYDRPIPSTPSGFVVKLRKHLRGKRLSALRQVENDRILVLQFADGMFYLVLEFFSAGNVILLDENKKILSLQRIVHEHENKVGEVYNMFDDRILAADFVGNAGLMVEPRQYSRDDVKSWLDEAITKFSLQSKLAAVEQAMGSKTEGKKKNPKPTTIHKLLLSKEPHLSSDLLSKNLKGRKIDPSTPCIEFSDKEQALVDLLLDTEAEYLHLLQSKDVGGFIVAKKNAHYQAENDSSDLEFIYENFHPFQPLVEEKDADKIKVIHVPGDYNKTLDTFFSTIESSKYALRIQQQEQLAKKKLEDARQENDRKIQALLDVQSSNEQKGHTIIANADLVEEAKFAVQGLVDQQMDWKTIEKLIKHEQRKGNKIALVIDLPLKLEENKINLLLPHNPDHTDQSESRSQLSSSDDEATETSDDEEAEDSDASEVSDFETENTLERANVKKPVNKDKIKIEIDLDLSAYANASKYFTVKKSSVEKQKKVEKNVEKAMKNIEQRIDKQLKQKLKESHNVLRKVRVPYFFEKHFWFYSSEGFLVLMARSPMETDLIYSKYIEDDDIYMCSSFDTQVWIKNPDRTEVPPNTLMQAGVFCLAASEAWSKKISSSPQWCFAKNVTKFDQTDEGILEPGMFRLKKESEMNHLPPAQLVMGFGFLWKVQGDDEDMAEDDKNKDSEDEDNQDESGDEGEEKDEHETENTIIEGASETKPEAEFQEVRELSVELKHLQVEATSEPSEAHKNTGTGTASVTDVTEVLPQMNKNVRGKKGKLKKIQKKYADQDEDERLRRLEALGTLKGLEKNQLKAQEELARQQNREYKKARRERQKELQTLRFTKNEKVQINYGKIASEIKARTDKDDQIVDAIPVFAPWSALQKCKYKAKIQPGSGKKTKTVTEVLNYFCNRDVDPSMTDREADWPKEHEIIRQMKPQDLVLIICSDKLKVSLPGGSNTQKGKAKSKKKK, encoded by the coding sequence ATGAAGCAGAGAATAAGCGCATTGGACCTTCAGATTTTGGCAAGAGAGCTGAGAAACAATTTGGAAGGCTATAGGTTGACAAATATCTACAATATTGCCGACTCTAGCAGACAGTTTCTGTTAAGATTCAACAAGCCGGAGTCAAAAGTCAGTTTGGTTGTGGATTGTGGCTTGAGAATTCATCTAACCGATTATGATAGACCGATTCCTTCGACACCTTCTGGATTCGTTGTGAAACTAAGAAAGCACCTGAGAGGAAAGAGATTGTCAGCTCTTCGGCAGGTGGAAAATGATAGAATCCTTGTCTTGCAGTTCGCTGACGGTATGTTTTACTTGGTTTTGGAGTTTTTCAGTGCTGGTAATGTAATCCTGTTAGAtgagaacaagaagataTTATCCCTACAAAGGATTGTTCATGAGCATGAAAATAAGGTTGGAGAAGTCTATAATATGTTCGATGACCGTATATTGGCGGCAGATTTCGTGGGCAACGCCGGCTTGATGGTTGAGCCTAGGCAGTACAGCCGCGATGACGTAAAATCGTGGCTCGATGAAGCTATCACCAAATTCTCGTTGCAGTCGAAACTAGCTGCGGTTGAGCAAGCGATGGGGTCTAAAACTGAGgggaaaaagaagaatcCCAAACCGACGACAATTCATAAGTTGCTGCTGAGTAAAGAACCACATCTATCTTCCGATCTGCTATCTAAGAATTTAAAGGGGCGGAAAATTGATCCATCGACTCCTTGCATTGAGTTTTCGGATAAGGAGCAGGCTTTGGTAGATCTTTTGCTTGATACAGAGGCCGAATATCTACATTTGCTACAAAGTAAGGATGTAGGTGGATTCATCGTGGCCAAAAAAAACGCTCACTACCAGGCAGAAAACGACTCTTCAGATTTAGAGTTCATATATGAGAACTTCCATCCTTTTCAACCGCTAGttgaggagaaagatgctgACAAGATAAAAGTGATACATGTCCCTGGCGATTATAATAAAACTCTTGATACATTCTTCTCGACTATtgaatcttcaaagtatGCTCTTCGTATCCAACAGCAGGAGCAATTGGCCAAAAAGAAGCTAGAGGACGCAAGGCAGGAAAATGACAGAAAGATCCAAGCTTTGCTAGATGTGCAGTCTTCAAATGAGCAGAAAGGTCACACTATTATTGCGAATGCCGACCTAGTTGAGGAAGCCAAGTTTGCCGTCCAGGGCTTAGTGGATCAACAGATGGACTGGAAGACTATTGAAAAACTTATCAAGCATGAACAGCGCAAAGGAAACAAGATTGCATTAGTGATTGACTTGCCATTGAAACTTGAAGAGAACAAAATAAACCTCTTACTACCTCATAATCCAGATCATACTGACCAGTCCGAGAGCAGATCGCAGCTTTCCAGtagtgatgatgaagctACCGAGACGAgcgacgacgaagaggcCGAAGATTCCGATGCAAGCGAAGTCTCGGATTTCGAAACTGAGAACACTTTGGAGAGAGCAAACGTTAAAAAACCTGTCAATAAAGATAAGATCAAAATCGAAATCGACTTAGATCTTTCAGCATATGCTAATGCTTCCAAATACTTTACAGTCAAAAAGAGCTCGGttgagaagcagaagaaggttGAAAAGAATGTTGAAAAGGCTATGAAGAACATCGAGCAAAGAATAGACAAGCAGCTAAAGCAAAAACTGAAGGAATCACACAATGTGCTTAGGAAGGTTCGTGTCCCGtatttcttcgagaagcaTTTCTGGTTTTATTCAAGTGAAGGATTTTTGGTTTTGATGGCTAGAAGTCCGATGGAGACAGATCTAATTTACAGCAAGTACATTGAGGATGATGACATTTACATGTGCAGTAGCTTTGACACTCAGGTTTGGATAAAGAATCCAGACCGCACTGAAGTGCCGCCAAATACCCTGATGCAGGCCGGAGTTTTCTGTCTAGCTGCTAGCGAAGCTTggtcgaagaagatatccTCATCACCTCAATGGTGCTTTGCTAAAAATGTTACGAAATTCGATCAAACGGACGAAGGTATCCTGGAACCTGGTATGTTTCGTCTAAAGAAGGAAAGTGAAATGAATCACCTACCACCAGCTCAATTAGTGATGGGCTTCGGATTTCTATGGAAGGTACAAGGTGATGACGAGGACATGGCAGAAGACGATAAGAATAAAGATAGTGAAGACGAAGATAACCAAGATGAGAGTGGCGATGAGGGCGAAGAGAAGGACGAGCACGAGACTGAGAACACAATTATTGAAGGAGCTAGTGAAACCAAACCTGAGGCcgaatttcaagaagtcaGGGAACTTTCCGTGGAATTGAAACACCTTCAAGTGGAAGCCACCTCAGAGCCTTCGGAGGCGCACAAAAACACGGGTACCGGTACTGCTTCTGTTACTGATGTCACAGAGGTTCTTCCTCAAATGAACAAGAATGTTCGAGGAAAAAAAGgcaaactgaagaaaattcagaagaaatatgcCGATCAAGACGAGGATGAGCGCTTGAGAAGACTGGAGGCATTAGGAACCTTAAAAGGTCTCGAGAAGAATCAGTTAAAAGCACAAGAAGAATTAGCCAGGCAACAGAACAGGGAATATAAGAAGGCCAGACGAGAGAGAcagaaagaactgcagACACTCCGCTTTACGAAAAATGAAAAGGTTCAGATTAATTACGGCAAAATCGCATCGGAAATCAAGGCCAGAACTGATAAAGATGACCAAATAGTGGATGCCATTCCTGTTTTTGCGCCATGGTCAGCATTGCAAAAATGCAAATACAAAGCAAAGATTCAGCCGGGTTCTGGTAAGAAGACTAAGACTGTAACCGAGGTCCTGAATTATTTCTGCAATAGAGACGTAGACCCCTCAATGACTGACAGGGAAGCAGATTGGCCAAAAGAGCACGAGATAATTAGGCAGATGAAACCGCAAGACTTAGTGTTGATAATTTGTTCAGACAAACTCAAAGTCTCCCTGCCGGGCGGAAGCAACACTCAAAAAGGGAAGGCCaagtcaaagaagaagaaatag
- the TAF3 gene encoding Taf3p (ancestral locus Anc_8.77) has protein sequence MAATSDFYFGLLRVSMIQLLKSHGFDRAKPSTIDIITDLYIRYLRVLTSEIIKSAQSRLDWDDTLALQDLTLGLQNLGIIKPVDVLDVYDENPNLVSDEGMRKLKEWCVRDRQPADARKVALPSGSLLRSNSKGSKPPSLIPEYINQLQHGGQGAGDTNGNEEDKLVEELINNGDVDDWIRLVLSRQRINHAKRATGKEPQTLDDLSSVPGFKHSVLNANNISASGNQTVPDCALANSGEEASIARKGTELLQKLPVMRPEWKLENLSLSFDKDEGSENNEDLESLQNDSAVDDIPTSLPPEEDFDDLGTNGSNFILGDNTDTQIAEMEDMDNTFQRRESLDFGNTPHALNFEYNGF, from the coding sequence ATGGCCGCGACTTCTGATTTTTATTTCGGCTTACTGCGCGTTTCGATGATACAATTGTTGAAGTCCCACGGCTTCGATAGGGCAAAACCAAGTACGATTGATATTATAACTGACTTGTACATTAGATATCTGAGGGTTCTCACTTCGGAAATTATAAAGTCAGCACAATCGAGGCTAGACTGGGATGATACTCTTGCACTACAAGATTTGACTTTGGGCCTGCAAAATTTGGGCATAATTAAACCTGTCGATGTGCTGGATGTATACGATGAGAACCCGAATTTGGTCAGCGATGAGGGAATGAGAAAGCTTAAAGAGTGGTGTGTCAGAGATCGCCAGCCGGCGGACGCAAGGAAAGTAGCGCTGCCGTCTGGCAGTCTTTTGCGCAGCAATTCAAAGGGCTCGAAACCACCTTCACTGATTCCGGAATATATAAACCAATTGCAACACGGCGGTCAAGGAGCTGGCGACACCAATGGcaacgaggaagataaaCTGGTTGAGGAATTGATTAACAACGGCGATGTAGATGATTGGATAAGGCTCGTCCTCTCTCGTCAGCGAATCAACCACGCAAAACGGGCGACCGGCAAGGAACCCCAGACTCTCGATGACCTATCGTCAGTTCCAGGCTTCAAGCACTCCGTATTAAACGCCAACAATATCAGCGCATCCGGTAACCAAACGGTCCCGGATTGCGCCCTGGCTAActctggagaagaagcgAGTATTGCAAGAAAGGGCACTGAGCTATTGCAGAAACTGCCCGTAATGAGACCCGAGTGGAAGCTAGAAAACCTGTCACTCTCGTTTGATAAAGATGAGGGCAGCGAAAATAATGAAGACCTCGAGAGCTTACAAAACGACAGTGCCGTCGACGATATCCCGACTAGTTTACCaccagaagaagattttgaCGATCTCGGCACCAACGGATCAAATTTTATTCTCGGCGACAACACCGATACTCAGATTGCCGAGATGGAGGATATGGATAACACTTTCCAGCGAAGGGAATCGCTGGACTTTGGAAATACACCGCATGCTCTCAATTTCGAGTACAATGGATTTTAA
- the RAD54 gene encoding DNA-dependent ATPase RAD54 (ancestral locus Anc_8.108), protein MAKRKLPDRPPNGIGAGQRPRLVPRALNVQGSLATLTKPFKVPYKVDKRRNEQDVGGGGGRSLRRRSQTVSYAGLDVATEVEMEGPDGLPPISSVVRKDALSSRRLAEDPVRLSQIESVLKRSFTVPIRGYIQRHSLPLTLGTKKKIALEPRPLHDPTDEFAIVLYDPSVDGDMVIQDTNDVPLQEVSQNTQAEQGAEHKKGLHPRFLSNGLKNKSLKELLGEDDDLGTKAKKFPNIPVVIDPKLAKILRPHQVEGVRFLYRCVTGLVMKDFLDKQTVENGSNSAAEVNEELVINRGAYGCIMADEMGLGKTLQCIALMWTLLRQGPQGKRLIDKCIIVCPSSLVNNWANELVKWLGPNTLSPLAIDGKKTNSVSESVRSWAQAQGRNIVKPVLIISYETLRRNVEALRNTKVGLMLADEGHRLKNADSLTFTSLDSIDCPRRVILSGTPIQNDLSEYFALLNFSNPGLLGTRSDFRKNYENPILLSRDADATDDQIKKGEEQLQKLSYVVSKFIIRRTNDILSKYLPCKYEHVIFVNLRPFQRELYEKLVKSREITKMVKGNNTGSQPLKAIGLLKKLCNHPDLLDFNEDLENFNDLQIPDDYEIPSKVNTRKAVQTKFSGKFAILERFLATIKSQSDDKIVLISNYTQTLDLIERLCRYKHYASLRLDGTMTINKRQKLVDRFNDPEGQEFIFLLSSKAGGCGINLIGANRLILMDPDWNPAADQQALARVWRDGQKKDCFIYRFISTGTIEEKIYQRQSMKMSLSSCVVDAKEDVERLFSTDNLRMLFKFNGETICETHETYHCKRCDSKSGKQKIKSPAMLYGDATTWNHLNHDALQKTNDHLLRNEFNSPDISYVFQYISH, encoded by the coding sequence ATGGCTAAACGTAAGTTACCGGATAGGCCTCCAAATGGGATAGGAGCGGGTCAGAGGCCGAGGCTGGTTCCCAGAGCTTTGAATGTTCAAGGCTCGCTGGCTACTTTGACCAAGCCGTTCAAGGTTCCTTACAAGGTGGACAAGAGGAGAAATGAACAGGATGTTGGCGGTGGCGGCGGTAGATCGTTGCGTCGGAGATCGCAGACGGTGTCGTATGCTGGTTTGGACGTGGCGACGGAAGTTGAGATGGAAGGGCCAGATGGGCTGCCGCCCATCTCGTCGGTGGTTCGTAAGGACGCTCTGAGTAGTAGAAGGCTGGCAGAAGATCCCGTGAGGCTTTCCCAGATAGAGTCGGTGCTGAAAAGGTCGTTTACAGTGCCGATACGGGGTTATATACAGAGGCATAGTTTGCCGCTGACGCTTGGGACGAAGAAAAAGATAGCCTTGGAGCCGAGACCGTTGCATGACCCGACTGATGAATTCGCCATTGTGCTTTATGACCCGTCTGTGGACGGGGACATGGTTATCCAGGATACCAATGACGTGCCATTGCAAGAAGTGAGCCAGAACACGCAGGCGGAGCAAGGTGCGGAGCACAAGAAAGGGTTACACCCAAGATTTCTATCTAACGGGTTGAAGAATAAGtctctgaaagagctgCTCGGggaagatgatgatcttggtACGAAAGCTAAGAAATTCCCCAACATCCCCGTGGTGATAGATCCAAAGTTGGCAAAGATCCTAAGACCGCATCAAGTGGAGGGAGTGAGGTTCTTGTACCGTTGTGTGACAGGGCTTGTTATGAAGGATTTCTTGGATAAGCAGACGGTTGAAAATGGTTCCAATTCCGCCGCAGAGGTTAATGAAGAACTCGTTATCAATAGAGGTGCGTATGGTTGCATTATGGCCGATGAAATGGGCCTGGGCAAGACGTTGCAGTGTATCGCGTTGATGTGGACCCTGTTGAGACAAGGCCCCCAGGGTAAAAGATTGATCGACAAATGCATCATTGTTTGTCCATCCTCGTTGGTCAATAATTGGGCGAATGAATTGGTCAAATGGCTAGGTCCAAACACTTTATCGCCTCTGGCGATCGATGGTAAGAAGACGAATAGTGTTTCGGAATCCGTACGATCATGGGCACAAGCTCAAGGTAGGAATATCGTGAAACCAGTACTGATTATCTCCTATGAAACGTTAAGGCGGAACGTTGAAGCATTACGAAATACCAAGGTCGGATTGATGTTAGCGGATGAAGGTCACAGATTGAAAAACGCTGACTCGTTGACTTTCACTTCATTGGATAGTATTGATTGCCCCAGAAGGGTCATCTTGTCTGGTACACCTATTCAGAACGATCTCTCTGAATATTTTGCATTATTAAATTTCTCAAATCCTGGGCTCCTGGGGACAAGATCCGATTTCAGGAAGAATTACGAGAATCCAATCTTACTAAGTCGTGATGCTGACGCAACTGATGATCAAATTAAAAAAGGTGAAGAGCAATTACAGAAATTATCCTACGTGGTATCGAAATTTATCATAAGGCGCACTAATGATATCCTTTCCAAATACTTACCGTGCAAATATGAACACGTTATCTTTGTTAATTTACGaccttttcaaagagaacTCTATGAGAAATTGGTCAAATCTAGAGAAATCACTAAGATGGTCAAAGGGAATAATACAGGATCTCAACCTCTTAAAGCTATTGGTCTGCTTAAGAAACTATGCAATCACCCGGACCTGCTTGATTTTAATGAAGACCTAGAGAACTTTAATGACCTCCAGATTCCTGATGATTACGAGATCCCCTCGAAGGTAAATACAAGAAAAGCTGTTCAAACAAAGTTCTCCGGAAAGTTCGCCATCTTGGAGAGGTTTTTAGCCACGATAAAGTCCCAATCCGATGACAAGATTGTTCTCATTTCAAACTATACCCAAACTCTAGATTTGATCGAAAGGCTTTGTAGATATAAGCATTATGCTTCATTGAGACTTGATGGCACGATGACCATCAATAAGAGGCAAAAACTAGTGGACAGGTTTAATGATCCTGAAGGACAGGAATTTATTTTCTTATTGAGTTCAAAAGCGGGTGGCTGTGGTATTAACTTGATTGGTGCCAACCGTTTAATACTAATGGATCCCGATTGGAACCCTGCAGCTGATCAACAAGCACTGGCTCGTGTTTGGAGGGATGGCCAGAAAAAGGACTGTTTCATTTATAGATTTATCTCTACTGGGAccattgaagagaagatttACCAGAGGCAATCCATGAAGATGAGTCTGAGTTCTTGCGTGGTGGACGCCAAAGAAGATGTCGAGAGACTGTTCTCAACAGACAATTTACGGATGCTATTCAAATTCAATGGTGAAACTATCTGCGAAACACACGAAACGTATCATTGTAAAAGATGTGATTCGAAATCCGGAAAGCAGAAGATAAAGAGTCCCGCTATGTTGTACGGTGATGCGACCACTTGGAATCACCTTAATCACGATGCTTTGCAGAAAACTAACGATCATTTGCTGCGAAATGAGTTCAATAGTCCAGACATCAGTTATGTTTTCCAGTACATCTCTCATTAA
- the RET3 gene encoding coatomer subunit zeta (ancestral locus Anc_8.76) encodes MSRLSLYSVQAILILDNTGSRIHAKYYQSPHVAEDKRKGSLQSVKRQKEFEKQLAQKTHKQDSDILIFEDHLVFYKEYMDVTLYLLGSMDENEIVLQQAFSAFKDSLDLILNSGIDKKNIQEHYDMVLLAIDETVDNGIILETDPATIASRVTKPPSNEPQVSLDLDKGLLGAWGFAKSKLQERLQQSM; translated from the coding sequence ATGTCAAGGCTCTCGTTGTATTCTGTACAGGCCATTTTGATTTTGGATAACACAGGTAGCAGAATCCATGCGAAATACTACCAATCGCCTCATGTGGCGGAAGATAAACGTAAGGGTTCCTTACAGAGTGTGAAGAGGCAGAAGGAGTTTGAGAAGCAGCTGGCGCAAAAAACACATAAGCAGGACTCTGATATTCTtatttttgaagatcatTTGGTTTTTTACAAGGAGTACATGGACGTGACTTTGTACTTGCTAGGTTCAATGGACGAGAATGAAATAGTTCTACAACAGGCGTTTTCAGCGTTTAAAGACTCGCTGGACTTGATCTTAAATTCTGGAATTGATAAGAAGAATATTCAAGAGCATTATGATATGGTTTTGTTAGCCATCGATGAAACGGTTGACAATGGGATCATCTTGGAGACTGATCCAGCCACCATCGCGTCAAGAGTAACCAAACCACCAAGTAATGAGCCGCAGGTATCTCTCGATCTGGATAAGGGTCTACTTGGTGCTTGGGGTTTTGCTAAAAGTAAGCTGCAGGAAAGGCTACAACAGAGCATGTAA
- the CUP2 gene encoding Cup2p (ancestral locus Anc_8.106) yields MVLINNVKYACERCIRGHRVTTCNHTDQPLMMIKPKGRPSTTCDHCKELRKNKKANPTGVCTCGRLEKKRLAQKAKEEARAKAKEEKRLHDCRCDKQEPCKCHSTRRRSRKVSVNHEGVRRSNSNSNVMVGQGHVASPVSMETFNDNSYVESDVSGKISKDYHHVPSLASISSFHSTQSLDHKFALPQSPTLGNFVTGTNTNGNGHWDNSSICSSVRSDSRANLSDAVSVGLDPLNNTKRVTPMTRTRVGEVTVPLEEYIPSDINGIGKINDTSSLIDDWSFENPAGNRNVSASATYANSNANSFLQSHDINGTRNDTNNGLLDMFLDSSNIPFSYDRNNSAPLGLGKRYSVHSPQSGTHHYSNVSDNANAEPASNTNNMNNSNTKQWDAPETSLDNESVRSVEVLSLTPSFMDIPERVPNHQQQQHSRPSIESRKSKQRSSSLHRNHRYPPTNGASQSYNVRPAPITINPSMVSSVDDNVSTNSLQSPTGSLNENGLMTGLTDAALSKYLPDRMKFPRSTEPQDKSSSQNPQGFQRLQQPQRQSPQDLRSSTGMNLDIDKLMGFDGASIGGMIDNRTLDKENGRPLFQENFMSYANPSAKTEIQDSPRIGSNQTSSSPSQLLTEKSFADLDNFMSIL; encoded by the coding sequence ATGGTCTTGATCAACAACGTCAAATATGCCTGCGAAAGGTGTATAAGAGGTCACAGGGTGACGACGTGCAATCATACCGACCAAccattgatgatgataaaGCCCAAGGGGAGACCATCGACTACGTGTGATCATTGTAAAGAACTTagaaagaacaagaaggctaACCCGACCGGAGTTTGTACGTGTGGGCGcctggaaaagaagaggttgGCTCAGAAGGCCAAGGAGGAAGCTAGGGCTAAGGcgaaggaggagaagaggCTCCACGATTGCAGATGTGATAAGCAGGAGCCGTGCAAATGCCACTCCACAAGACGAAGGTCCAGGAAGGTGTCAGTCAATCATGAGGGTGTTCGACGGTCGAACAGTAATAGTAACGTTATGGTTGGCCAGGGTCACGTGGCGTCGCCTGTGTCGATGGAGACGTTCAATGATAATAGCTACGTGGAGTCCGATGTGAGTGGGAAGATCTCCAAGGATTACCATCATGTCCCGTCGTTGGCGTCGATCTCTTCATTCCACTCTACGCAGTCATTGGATCATAAATTCGCATTACCACAGAGCCCAACTTTGGGGAATTTTGTCACGGGGACCAACACTAATGGCAATGGCCATTGGGACAACAGCTCTATCTGCTCCTCAGTGAGATCGGACTCGCGTGCTAATCTTTCCGATGCGGTTAGCGTTGGATTGGATCCGCTCAACAATACAAAAAGAGTCACACCAATGACAAGGACAAGGGTCGGAGAAGTTACGGTACCGTTGGAAGAGTACATCCCGTCGGATATCAACGGTATTGGCAAGATAAACGATACGAGCTCGCTGATCGACGATTGGTCGTTCGAAAACCCAGCCGGCAATCGGAATGTCAGTGCATCTGCGACGTACGCTAATTCTAATGCTAATTCATTTCTGCAGTCGCATGACATCAACGGAACTCGCAACGATACCAATAATGGCCTTTTGGACATGTTCCTGGACTCGTCCAATATACCGTTTTCTTACGATAGAAACAATAGCGCGCCTCTGGGGTTGGGGAAGCGATACAGCGTGCATTCGCCTCAGAGTGGCACCCATCATTATAGCAATGTCAGTGATAATGCCAACGCTGAACCGGCCAGTAATACTAATAATATGAACAATTCTAATACTAAGCAGTGGGATGCGCCGGAAACCAGTTTGGACAACGAAAGTGTGCGTAGCGTGGAAGTTCTGTCCCTAACGCCAAGCTTCATGGATATTCCTGAAAGAGTGCCTaatcatcaacagcagcagcatAGCAGGCCTTCTATAGAGTCTCGAAAATCGAAGCAAAGGTCGTCCAGTCTGCATCGAAATCACAGGTACCCTCCCACAAACGGAGCTTCTCAATCCTATAATGTGAGACCCGCTCCAATCACAATCAACCCGTCAATGGTCTCGAGTGTGGATGACAACGTTAGCACAAACTCGTTACAGTCACCAACGGGGTCTCTGAATGAAAACGGGTTGATGACTGGGTTAACAGACGCAGCATTATCGAAATATCTTCCAGATAGGATGAAATTCCCGCGAAGCACTGAACCGCAGGATAAATCATCATCACAGAATCCACAGGGTTTCCAGCGACTGCAGCAGCCTCAACGACAAAGCCCTCAGGATCTACGAAGTTCCACGGGAATGAATTTAGATATTGACAAGCTTATGGGTTTTGATGGTGCTAGCATTGGTGGTATGATCGATAATCGAACGCTCGATAAGGAGAACGGTAGGCCATTGTTTCAGGAAAACTTTATGTCATATGCTAATCCATCGGCGAAAACGGAAATCCAAGACAGTCCACGAATCGGAAGTAATCAgacctcttcttcacctAGCCAATTACTCACTGAAAAGAGCTTTGCTGATTTGGACAATTTCATGTCTATATTGTGA